Proteins co-encoded in one Melanotaenia boesemani isolate fMelBoe1 chromosome 23, fMelBoe1.pri, whole genome shotgun sequence genomic window:
- the LOC121634314 gene encoding pleckstrin homology domain-containing family A member 5-like isoform X6 → MAADPKPDWLSCLPSSWSYGVTRDGRIFFINEEAKSTTWLHPVTGEAVITGHRKTPDLPTGWEEGYTFEGARCFIK, encoded by the exons ATGGCGGCGGACCCGAAGCCGGACTGGCTCTCCTGCCTTCCCTCTTCTTGGAGTTACGGGGTGACTCGGGATGGACGCATTTTCTTCATCAA CGAAGAAGCCAAGAGTACGACCTGGCTGCATCCTGTTACTGGGGAGGCTGTGATCACGGGACACAGGAAAACTCCAG ATTTACCAACAGGATGGGAGGAAGGATACACGTTTGAGGGAGCTCGCTGCTTCATCAA